The following are encoded in a window of Castanea sativa cultivar Marrone di Chiusa Pesio chromosome 9, ASM4071231v1 genomic DNA:
- the LOC142610579 gene encoding thioredoxin-like 3-3 produces MEGGSAATTNGNEDSAKKGLDGTGLDLPLNRHGNLKSASSDQSLKDILLQIKSSKTPAVVNYGASWCGVCSQILPSFCQLSNNFPKLSFIYADIDECPETTQHIRYTPTFHFYRDGEKVDEMYGAGEERLHDRLWLHS; encoded by the exons atggAAGGTGGGTCTGCTGCTACTACGAATGGAAATGAAGACAGCGCAAAGAAAGGGTTGGATGGCACAGGTTTGGATCTTCCACTGAATCGCCATGGAAACTTGAAAAGTGCTTCCAGTGATCAAAGCCTCAAGGACATTCTTCTCCAAATTAAGTCTTCCAAAACCCCT GCAGTTGTCAATTATGGTGCTTCTTG GTGTGGTGTTTGTAGCCAGATCCTCCCTTCATTCTGTCAGCTGAGTAACAATTTCCCAAAGCTCTCTTTCATATATGCAGATATTGACGAATGCCCAGAAACAACACAGCACATACGTTATACACCTACGTTTCATTTCTACCGAGATGGTGAAAAGGTAGATGAGATGTATGGTGCTGGAGAAGAGCGGCTGCACGATCGTTTGTGGTTGCACTCCTGA
- the LOC142611158 gene encoding uncharacterized protein LOC142611158 produces MEIDKAIRESNDRRLKTKYNNAIYVIKRALALYSIEEVAFSFNGGKDSTVLLHVLRAGYFLYKAEQSCSNEGLNDFPIRTIYFESTSAFPEINSFTYDAASAYGLQMDIIRTDFKSGLEDLLKTKPIRAIFLGVRIGDPTAVGQEQFSPSSPGWPSFMRVNPILDWSYRDVWAFILTCKVQYCSLYNQGYTSIGSIYDTVPNALLCISDSSNSKETFRPAYLLSDGRLERAGRVKKFSPVSGSFSAVSNGPDNIDLRKNSMLTASVIAVGDEILFGTIEDQLGPSLCRKLHSIGWSVSQATVVRNDVDSVAEEVERQKSTNDLIFIYGGIGPLHSDVTLSGVAKAFGVRLAPDEEFEEYLRHLIGDQCTGDRNEMAQLPEGITELLHHENLPVPLMKCQNVIILTATNIMELDKEWECLIELTSSGGLFEMMEPYISKCLITQLSDVETAQPLSKLCLEFPDLYIGSYRRSRTGPLTISFRGKDQARIESAMEALYKKFHPGVFSETN; encoded by the exons ATGGAGATCGATAAGGCAATCAGAGAGAGCAATGACAGGAGGCTCAAGACCAAGTATAACAACGCCATCTATGTTATTAAGAGGGCTCTGGCTCTGTACTC TATTGAAGAGGTCGCCTTCAGCTTTAATGGAGGAAAGGATTCTACT GTTTTGCTGCATGTACTTAGGGCAGGCTATTTTTTGTATAAAGCGGAGCAAAGCTGTTCTAATGAGGGTCTCAATGACTTTCCAATTCGAACAATATATTTTGAGAGCACTAGTGCTTTCCCTGAAATCAACTCATTTACCTATGATGCGGCCTCTGC TTATGGTTTACAAATGGATATCATTCGCACAGATTTCAAGTCTGGTCTGGAAGATTTACTAAAGACTAAACCTATTAGAGCTATTTTCCTTGGTGTCCGAATTGGTGATCCTACTGCG GTTGGCCAAGAACAGTTTTCTCCTAGTTCACCTGGATGGCCATCCTTCATGAGAGTGAATCCTATCTTGGATTGGTCATACAG AGATGTGTGGGCCTTCATATTAACTTGCAAGGTCCAGTACTGCAGTCTTTACAATCAAGG TTACACTTCAATTGGGAGCATATATGACACAGTACCTAATGCATTATTGTGCATCAGTGATTCCTCCAATAGCAAAGAAACATTTAGACCTGCATATCTGCTTTCTGATGGAAGATTAGAGAGAGCGGGAAGAGTAAAAAAGTTTTCTCCTGTTTCTGGGAGTTTTTCTGCTGTTAGCAATGGCCCAGATAACATTGATTTACGTAAAAATAGCATGCTCACAGCCTCAGTCATTGCTGTGGGGGATGAGATTCT GTTTGGCACCATTGAGGATCAGTTAGGACCTTCGTTGTGTAGAAAGCTCCATTCTATTGGCTGGAGTGTTTCACAAGCTACTGTTGTTCGGAATGAT GTAGATTCTGTGGCTGAAGAAGTCGAGCGGCAAAAATCTACTAATGATCTG ATTTTTATATATGGAGGGATAGGCCCATTGCATTCGGATGTTACTTTATCAGGTGTTGCAAAGGCCTTTGGGGTTCGTCTG GCTCCTGATGAGGAATTTGAGGAGTATCTTCGGCATCTTATTGGTGATCAATGCACTGGTGACCGGAATGAG atGGCTCAGTTGCCGGAAGGTATCACTGAATTGTTGCACCATGAAAATCTGCCTGTGCCTTTG ATGAAGTGTCAAAATGTGATAATTCTTACTGCAACAAATATTATGGAGCTGGACAAGGAGTGGGAGTGCTTGATTGAATTAACAAGTTCTGGAGGCCTGTTTGAAATGATGGAGCCATACATATCTAAGTGTTTGATAACACAGCTTTCAGAT GTAGAAACTGCTCAACCTCTATCAAAACTTTGTCTTGAATTCCCAGACCTTTACATTG GGTCTTATCGCAGATCCAGAACTGGACCCCTCACAATTAGCTTCAGAGGCAAG GACCAAGCACGAATTGAATCAGCCATGGAAGCTTTGTACAAGAAATTCCATCCAGGGGTTTTCTCTGAAACTAACTAA
- the LOC142610756 gene encoding uncharacterized protein LOC142610756 — protein sequence MEANGSSSNSNESQPSGGSNNSSTEKPNEKEIFVNHAEIAWHEKRREWVGDQSQRTRRMPREPIMSWTTTYEDLLLSTEPFQQPIPLAEMVDFLVDIWNEEGLYD from the exons ATGGAAGCTAATGGTAGCAGTTCTAATTCCAATGAAAGCCAACCTTCAGGAGGATCAAATAATTCTAGCACAGAGAAGCCTAATGAGAAAGAAATCTTTGTTAACCATG CTGAGATAGCTTGGCatgagaaaagaagagaatgGGTTGGGGACCAATCtcaaagaacaagaagaatgCCTAGAGAACCAATAATGAG CTGGACCACTACATACGAGGATCTGCTTTTATCTACTGAACCTTTTCAGCAGCCAATACCATTAGCT GAGATGGTTGATTTTTTAGTTGACATCTGGAATGAGGAAGGCCTTTATGACTAA